CCAGACTCGGCAAGCACAACAGTGCAGCCGACAGAAGTGGAGAATGGCGATGGTATTCAAGTGGCTGGCGGATGTCCGCAGATATGATCAAAACCCGTATCCCGGGGTGGTAGCGGCGATTGCCCGCCATTGCGGTCTGGCGTTGCGAACCCCCGAAGGTGCGCAGCTCTCCTTTTCCGATCCCGAAGCAACAGCCGATGTGCGCGAGAATTTCCTGAAAGGCATGCTGGGCCTGACCGAATCCGATGCCAAGCTCGATGCCGGAATTGCCGAGGTCGGCAAGCAGATGGAGGAAGACGAGCACAAGAACCGGGTGACTGCCTATTATCTTCTCACCAAGCATTTCGAGAAATTCGGTGCCTTCGGCTATGCCGCCGCCGGTGCCGCGGGCGCCGCTGCGGCGTCGGTCGCCGGTGCAGTCACCAACCGCTTCCGTGATGCCGGTGCCCGTCGCCCGGCCTATGCCGATGACGGAATTTTCGGGACTCTCTTCCTCGCTGGTGCAGGCATGGCCGGCTTGCTGTTCTTCGGCATGGCTGCTGCTTCATGGCTTACTTACCTGGCCGAGTCGGAGGAAGCGGCGGCGCCCGCCGCCGCTGCGGTTGAGGCTGCGCCCGCTGCGGCTCCAGCAGCACCGGCAGGCGCAGGCGTGGCTGCGGCCGAAGTCGACGGCGCGCCCATGCTCACTGTCTATTTCGACACGGGGTCTGCTGGAATCAGCCCCGAATTCGATGCGGCCGCGGCTGACATGGTGACTTATCTCGAGGCCAATCCGGACGCCAGCGTCGCGATATCCGGGTTTAACGATCCGAGCGGCAATGCCGAATTCAATGCCGAGCTGTCAAAGAACCGTGCGGAAAATGTCCAGGCGGCTCTGGTGGCGCAGGGTGTTGATGCCGGCCGGACCGCTCTGGTGCGACCCGATAACACCACAATCTCCAACATGACCATTGCAGAAGCGCGTCGCGTCGAAGTGACAATCGCGCAATAACAAGGCGCATTGCATGCGGGGGAGCGCTATGCGCGCCCCCGCGCCTTTATAACTGCGCCCGATTATCGCCCAGTAGCGCCTGTTTATCCGTCGCGTGACGGTTCCTTCTTCTGCCAGCCCCTCTTCCTTGTTGCCGGTTTAAAAGCGCCGAATTGCCGTTTTTTGGCAGGAATAGGCGTTTCCCCACGTTTCACATTGCGCTTTCTCGCTATCGG
Above is a genomic segment from Pseudomonadota bacterium containing:
- a CDS encoding DUF2853 family protein; protein product: MAMVFKWLADVRRYDQNPYPGVVAAIARHCGLALRTPEGAQLSFSDPEATADVRENFLKGMLGLTESDAKLDAGIAEVGKQMEEDEHKNRVTAYYLLTKHFEKFGAFGYAAAGAAGAAAASVAGAVTNRFRDAGARRPAYADDGIFGTLFLAGAGMAGLLFFGMAAASWLTYLAESEEAAAPAAAAVEAAPAAAPAAPAGAGVAAAEVDGAPMLTVYFDTGSAGISPEFDAAAADMVTYLEANPDASVAISGFNDPSGNAEFNAELSKNRAENVQAALVAQGVDAGRTALVRPDNTTISNMTIAEARRVEVTIAQ